In one Acidimicrobium ferrooxidans DSM 10331 genomic region, the following are encoded:
- the hemA gene encoding glutamyl-tRNA reductase codes for MSLVALSIAEREVGGRFEACALDRDRTERLEDGLARLVAKGAIVEAAVLATCARTELYLAVTQFHAAVEQAAGVLAEVLDVPRSLVEQLATVHFGTGALRHLYRVSAGMESVIIGESEIVAQVKDAIARAQRRRLAGGELTRVFDRALEVAKDVRASTELTHGSASVVTMATELALDGASARDVAVGVVGTGAIGSEVARVLSERGASVTVLTRRADVLSQQPVGVEVRAFEQLRSIIESLDAVVLATTTDSAVLDASMMPSGHPLRIVDLCRPRAADPALAAVDGVKLVDLEEVNELVAAQLSKRREALTDAELIIERALANDGVLLHAGELNPTLARLHAWGEALRQSELERALARVGDDEKARAALEELSHRLVRKVLHEPSKALRAHASSEDLGALLASVRTLFDL; via the coding sequence GTGTCGCTCGTTGCTCTGAGCATCGCGGAACGTGAGGTCGGTGGCCGGTTTGAGGCGTGTGCGCTCGACCGCGACCGGACCGAGCGCCTCGAGGACGGTCTCGCCCGTCTGGTCGCCAAGGGAGCGATTGTCGAGGCCGCTGTGCTCGCAACGTGTGCGCGCACCGAGTTGTACCTTGCCGTGACGCAGTTCCATGCCGCCGTCGAGCAGGCAGCTGGCGTGCTCGCCGAGGTCCTGGACGTGCCGCGGAGTCTCGTCGAGCAGCTCGCGACCGTCCACTTCGGCACCGGCGCGCTCCGTCATCTCTACCGCGTGAGCGCGGGTATGGAGTCGGTCATCATCGGCGAGTCCGAGATCGTGGCTCAGGTGAAGGACGCGATCGCACGGGCTCAGCGTCGACGTCTCGCAGGTGGCGAGTTGACGCGCGTCTTCGACCGAGCGCTCGAGGTCGCCAAGGACGTGCGCGCGAGTACCGAACTGACGCACGGCTCGGCTTCGGTCGTCACGATGGCGACCGAGCTGGCTCTCGACGGAGCATCCGCGCGCGACGTGGCGGTCGGGGTTGTCGGCACCGGTGCGATCGGATCCGAGGTGGCTCGCGTGCTCAGCGAACGCGGGGCTTCGGTGACGGTGCTCACCCGTCGGGCAGACGTCCTGAGTCAGCAACCCGTCGGCGTCGAGGTCCGAGCCTTCGAGCAGCTCCGGAGCATCATCGAATCGTTGGACGCCGTGGTGCTGGCGACCACCACGGATTCGGCAGTGCTCGATGCGTCGATGATGCCGAGCGGACACCCCTTGCGGATCGTCGATCTGTGTCGGCCTCGTGCTGCCGATCCGGCGCTTGCCGCCGTGGACGGCGTCAAGCTGGTCGATCTCGAGGAGGTCAACGAACTCGTCGCGGCGCAACTGTCGAAGCGGCGTGAGGCGCTCACCGATGCGGAACTCATCATCGAGCGGGCGCTCGCCAACGACGGAGTGCTGCTCCACGCTGGTGAACTCAACCCCACCCTCGCTCGTCTGCACGCGTGGGGTGAGGCGTTGCGCCAGTCGGAGCTCGAGCGCGCGCTCGCTCGCGTCGGCGACGACGAGAAGGCGAGAGCCGCACTCGAGGAACTGAGCCATCGTCTGGTTCGCAAGGTGCTCCACGAGCCGAGCAAGGCCCTGCGTGCTCACGCCTCGTCGGAGGATCTCGGCGCATTGCTCGCGAGCGTGCGCACGCTCTTCGATCTGTGA
- a CDS encoding coiled-coil domain-containing protein produces MRWKTLVTTTVATAIATFAVATPNVTPADATTQLSQAKAEAAQLTAQISKLDQQAQAAMNTYDQLQLKLATTKSQIATLQGQIVRREADVARLKAKVASEAVNIFTQAGASSSVISIAKGTPNDAAIIQTDVTAATANQEAAVAAYVTAKQALELQQASLRSAMSDLATQSAQAQSAAQAAQNAQAQAQAQLASVNSQIQQLVAQQLAAEQAAQAQAAAAAAQREAAALAAAQAQQARAAQDSAPTPAVVVSPSGGSAPAPTPTSPSGYVNPLADTQILQVERIDQGVDYLCNGPITALGAGRIVSTYEGGWPNGVFLDYQLTSGPAAGDYVYVAEDVVPTVAVGQAVSAGQQIATCFPGSDGIETGWAAPGGIGEAYAGYAGQWNNSNSTAFGLNFSQLLSALGAPGGIVYGPVVGSLPAGWPGW; encoded by the coding sequence GTGCGTTGGAAGACGCTTGTGACGACGACCGTTGCCACAGCGATCGCCACGTTCGCCGTGGCGACACCGAACGTGACACCCGCTGACGCAACCACCCAACTCTCCCAGGCCAAGGCTGAGGCCGCCCAGCTCACTGCCCAGATCTCCAAGCTCGATCAACAGGCCCAGGCAGCCATGAACACCTACGATCAGCTGCAGCTCAAACTCGCCACGACGAAGAGCCAGATCGCCACCCTCCAAGGGCAGATCGTTCGCCGAGAGGCCGACGTCGCCCGGCTCAAGGCCAAGGTCGCCTCGGAGGCGGTGAACATCTTCACGCAAGCAGGGGCGTCCTCGTCGGTGATCTCGATCGCCAAGGGCACCCCGAACGACGCGGCCATCATCCAGACCGACGTCACCGCCGCGACCGCGAACCAGGAAGCCGCCGTTGCAGCCTACGTCACCGCCAAGCAGGCCCTCGAGCTCCAGCAAGCCTCGCTGCGAAGCGCCATGAGCGATCTTGCGACCCAGAGCGCACAGGCTCAGTCCGCCGCCCAAGCAGCCCAGAACGCCCAGGCGCAGGCCCAGGCCCAGCTCGCGAGCGTCAACTCCCAGATTCAGCAGCTCGTCGCCCAGCAACTCGCGGCCGAACAAGCGGCCCAGGCCCAGGCGGCAGCCGCGGCAGCCCAGCGCGAGGCGGCAGCACTCGCAGCCGCCCAGGCCCAGCAAGCCCGTGCCGCCCAGGACTCAGCACCCACCCCGGCCGTGGTCGTGAGCCCGAGCGGCGGGTCGGCCCCAGCCCCAACGCCGACCAGCCCGAGCGGCTACGTCAATCCGCTCGCCGACACCCAGATCCTCCAGGTCGAACGGATCGACCAGGGTGTGGATTACCTCTGCAACGGCCCGATCACCGCGCTCGGGGCCGGCAGGATCGTGAGCACCTACGAAGGCGGCTGGCCCAACGGCGTATTCCTGGATTATCAACTGACGAGCGGTCCAGCCGCTGGCGACTACGTCTACGTCGCCGAGGACGTGGTCCCAACGGTCGCCGTAGGCCAAGCGGTGAGCGCTGGACAGCAGATCGCAACCTGTTTCCCGGGATCCGACGGCATCGAGACCGGCTGGGCGGCGCCGGGCGGGATCGGCGAGGCCTACGCGGGCTACGCCGGCCAGTGGAACAACTCGAACTCCACGGCCTTCGGACTCAACTTCTCACAGCTCCTGTCGGCACTGGGGGCCCCGGGCGGGATCGTCTACGGGCCGGTGGTCGGCTCACTCCCGGCGGGGTGGCCGGGGTGGTAG
- the cobA gene encoding uroporphyrinogen-III C-methyltransferase: MGRVALVGAGPGDPELLTLRGLRLVRAADVVVTDALVDRRVLAEVRPAVAVHDVGKRAGAPFSQAAINELLIDLARGHELVVRLKGGDPFLFGRGGEELEALLAAGVAVEVVPGVPSATAAADLVGVPLTHRGVADGFCVITGHRHGDASLDYDWRALVASGLTLVVLMGAASRATIAKELMGAGAPGETPVAVVTRASWIDEEVRWTSLAALGSVPVASPSTIIIGGVVDPRRRWRPSLPLGGLRIVVTRPRAVADALAVRLRDLGAVVVASPAIEIGPPSDGGAALAAALSHIEDYDWLVLTSQNAVDRVVGGIGDLRRLGGVRIAAIGPATARALERVHLTADLIPGTWVGEGLVEVFGPGPGSVLIARARQARDVVPRGLEAKGWRVDVVEAYETRTAAASVPPELVESADLVVFTAPSTVEGFATQYPGLVPRAAAAIGPVTEEALVRRGWPVALTATHYDADGLVEVIREAREAGRLVPRSEAP, encoded by the coding sequence ATGGGACGCGTTGCGCTCGTCGGTGCCGGCCCTGGCGACCCAGAGCTCCTCACGCTCCGCGGTCTGAGGCTCGTGCGTGCGGCCGACGTCGTCGTCACCGACGCTCTCGTTGATCGACGTGTGCTTGCCGAGGTGCGGCCGGCGGTCGCGGTGCACGACGTCGGCAAGCGTGCTGGAGCACCCTTCTCGCAGGCTGCCATCAACGAACTCCTGATCGACCTCGCCCGCGGCCATGAGCTCGTCGTGCGGCTGAAGGGCGGCGACCCGTTCTTGTTCGGTCGCGGCGGAGAGGAGCTCGAGGCGCTGCTGGCAGCGGGGGTCGCCGTCGAGGTGGTCCCTGGCGTGCCGAGTGCGACGGCCGCGGCGGACCTCGTCGGTGTCCCGCTCACCCATCGGGGCGTGGCGGACGGCTTCTGTGTGATCACCGGTCATCGCCACGGCGACGCGTCGCTCGACTACGACTGGCGTGCACTCGTCGCGAGTGGGCTCACGCTCGTCGTGCTCATGGGGGCCGCTTCTCGTGCGACCATCGCCAAGGAGCTGATGGGCGCCGGAGCTCCTGGTGAGACCCCGGTCGCGGTCGTGACACGCGCATCGTGGATCGATGAAGAGGTCCGCTGGACGAGCCTCGCGGCGCTCGGGTCGGTGCCTGTCGCGTCTCCGAGCACGATCATCATCGGCGGCGTGGTCGATCCGCGGCGCCGATGGCGACCCTCGCTGCCGCTCGGTGGCCTCCGTATCGTGGTGACACGCCCGAGAGCGGTCGCAGATGCGCTCGCGGTGCGCCTCCGCGATCTCGGTGCCGTCGTCGTGGCGAGCCCGGCGATCGAGATCGGTCCGCCGTCGGATGGCGGTGCCGCACTGGCCGCGGCGCTCTCGCACATCGAGGACTACGACTGGCTCGTCCTCACCTCGCAGAACGCCGTCGATCGCGTCGTAGGAGGCATCGGCGACCTTCGGCGTCTCGGTGGCGTGCGCATCGCGGCCATTGGCCCCGCGACCGCTCGGGCGCTCGAGCGGGTCCACCTCACGGCCGATCTCATCCCCGGGACGTGGGTTGGGGAGGGGCTGGTCGAGGTGTTCGGCCCTGGTCCTGGCTCGGTGCTCATCGCCAGGGCACGCCAGGCCCGCGACGTCGTGCCACGGGGCCTCGAGGCGAAGGGGTGGCGCGTCGACGTCGTCGAGGCGTACGAGACGCGCACAGCAGCGGCGAGCGTGCCTCCAGAGCTCGTCGAGAGCGCCGATCTCGTCGTGTTCACGGCACCGTCCACCGTCGAGGGTTTCGCGACCCAGTACCCGGGGCTCGTCCCTCGGGCCGCGGCGGCGATCGGGCCCGTCACCGAGGAGGCGCTGGTGCGGCGAGGGTGGCCGGTCGCGCTGACCGCGACGCACTACGACGCCGATGGCCTCGTGGAGGTGATTCGCGAGGCGCGCGAAGCGGGTCGGCTCGTGCCTCGATCCGAGGCGCCCTAG
- the hemC gene encoding hydroxymethylbilane synthase, translating to MAPVRIATRRSALARWQASLVGERLGRYELVEVHTAGDRDQASSLAEIGGQGVFVKEVQAAVVRGEADIAVHSAKDLPTAAGPLLLAAVLERADARDAIVGARLEELAIGARVGTSAPRRAAQLRLLRPDLEVVSIRGNIATRLGRVGELDAIVMAVAALERLGLEEPPWWPLPEEVLCPQAGQGAIAVECAPDADGLIERLRSLDDDRSRREIEAERAVLAAFGTGCALPLGARAHADGSSLRLRAVAVDPDGTRQLEVEREGVDPATLGATVAEVLRRLGADALVGARP from the coding sequence ATGGCTCCGGTACGCATCGCCACTCGTCGTAGCGCCTTGGCGCGCTGGCAGGCGAGCTTGGTCGGCGAGCGGCTCGGTCGCTACGAGCTCGTCGAGGTCCACACCGCAGGTGATCGCGACCAGGCGAGCTCGCTTGCCGAGATCGGTGGCCAGGGCGTCTTCGTCAAGGAAGTGCAGGCCGCGGTCGTGCGTGGCGAGGCCGACATCGCGGTCCACAGTGCCAAGGATCTGCCCACAGCCGCAGGCCCGCTCCTGCTCGCGGCGGTGCTCGAGCGCGCGGACGCCCGCGACGCGATCGTGGGCGCGCGGCTGGAGGAGCTCGCGATCGGCGCTCGGGTCGGCACATCGGCCCCGCGTCGAGCTGCGCAGCTGCGCCTCCTCCGCCCTGACCTCGAGGTGGTATCGATCCGCGGCAACATCGCGACCCGTCTCGGTCGCGTTGGGGAGCTCGATGCGATCGTGATGGCTGTCGCCGCGCTGGAGCGCCTCGGCCTCGAGGAGCCGCCTTGGTGGCCGCTCCCCGAGGAGGTCCTCTGTCCACAGGCCGGTCAGGGGGCCATTGCGGTGGAGTGTGCCCCCGACGCCGATGGGCTGATCGAGCGCCTTCGGTCCCTCGACGACGATCGGAGCCGCCGCGAGATCGAGGCGGAGCGGGCCGTCCTCGCCGCGTTCGGTACCGGCTGCGCGCTCCCGCTCGGTGCGCGGGCCCATGCCGATGGGTCGAGTCTGCGGCTCCGGGCGGTCGCGGTTGATCCCGATGGCACGCGCCAGCTGGAGGTCGAGCGCGAGGGAGTCGATCCCGCGACGCTCGGTGCAACGGTCGCCGAGGTGCTGCGGCGCCTGGGCGCCGACGCACTCGTCGGAGCTCGTCCCTGA
- a CDS encoding NAD+ synthase, translating to MRSLVIQAAQLNLTVGAVRRNRDAVRAAIESARAAGVDVVAFPELTLTGYPPEDLLLKPAFIEEQRAALDELAGSCRDIVAVVGFVDRESDLHNSAAVLADGAVQAVYHKQLLPNYTVFDEARYFQPGSVAPPVVEVNGVRLGLAICEDAWSPTGAIMQAAVAGAEVVVVINASPYEAGRQATRERLVAVRAADAHVAVSYVNLVGGQDELVFDGGSFVVDAVGAVIARAPQFREANLVVELELRGDRYRQRLVDPRGKVALGTSSEPAVRLATPGVRVARDPMPLAPAPVDGFDPGEVYAALVLATSDYVRKTGVPGALVAVSGGIDSALVATIAVDALGPDALTLVALPSRYSSEGSLRDARLLADRLGVTLEVIAIEPAHAALLEMLSPATATSGVVEENLQSRVRGTVMMALSNASGRLVLTTGNKSELAVGYSTLYGDMAGGFAVLRDLYKEQVYALARWVNDRAGIDRIPTAILAKPPSAELRPGQLDTDSLPPYEILDRVLRSLIDEDRTAAECEGVDPELARTIEAMVDRAEYKRRQGPIGPRISERAFGKDRRMPIVNRWRL from the coding sequence GTGCGCTCCCTCGTGATCCAGGCTGCGCAGCTCAACCTGACCGTGGGGGCCGTTCGGCGCAATCGCGACGCGGTTCGTGCTGCCATCGAGTCGGCACGTGCAGCCGGCGTCGACGTCGTGGCGTTCCCGGAGCTGACGTTGACCGGGTACCCACCCGAGGATCTGCTCCTCAAGCCCGCGTTCATCGAGGAGCAGCGAGCCGCGCTCGACGAGCTCGCCGGGTCCTGTCGTGACATCGTCGCCGTCGTCGGTTTCGTCGATCGCGAGAGCGACCTCCACAACAGCGCGGCAGTCCTCGCCGACGGTGCGGTCCAAGCGGTCTATCACAAGCAGCTCCTCCCGAACTACACCGTGTTCGACGAGGCTCGCTACTTCCAGCCTGGCTCGGTGGCGCCGCCGGTGGTCGAGGTCAACGGGGTGCGTCTCGGGCTGGCGATCTGTGAGGATGCGTGGTCCCCGACGGGTGCGATCATGCAGGCAGCCGTCGCTGGTGCCGAAGTCGTGGTCGTGATCAACGCCTCGCCGTACGAGGCTGGTCGCCAAGCCACTCGCGAGCGGCTCGTCGCGGTGCGAGCCGCCGACGCCCACGTCGCGGTGTCCTACGTCAACCTCGTCGGCGGACAGGACGAACTCGTCTTCGACGGCGGATCGTTCGTGGTGGACGCGGTCGGTGCGGTCATCGCACGCGCACCGCAGTTTCGCGAGGCGAACCTCGTCGTCGAGCTCGAGCTCCGAGGCGACCGCTACCGACAGCGTCTCGTCGACCCGCGGGGCAAGGTCGCGCTCGGCACGTCGAGCGAGCCTGCCGTCCGACTCGCCACACCCGGAGTGCGCGTGGCGCGCGATCCGATGCCGCTCGCCCCGGCTCCGGTCGACGGTTTCGACCCCGGCGAGGTCTACGCAGCGTTGGTCCTCGCAACCAGCGATTACGTGCGCAAGACGGGCGTACCGGGTGCACTCGTCGCTGTGTCCGGCGGGATCGATTCGGCGCTGGTGGCGACGATCGCGGTCGACGCCCTCGGGCCGGATGCGCTGACCCTCGTGGCCTTGCCATCGCGGTACTCCTCCGAGGGCTCGCTGCGCGATGCTCGTCTGCTCGCCGACCGTCTCGGCGTCACCTTGGAGGTCATCGCCATCGAGCCGGCGCACGCAGCGCTCCTCGAGATGCTCTCACCTGCCACGGCGACGTCCGGGGTCGTGGAGGAGAACCTCCAGAGCCGCGTACGCGGGACGGTGATGATGGCACTGTCGAACGCCAGCGGGCGGCTCGTCCTCACGACCGGCAACAAATCCGAGCTCGCGGTCGGCTATTCGACGCTCTATGGCGACATGGCCGGGGGTTTCGCGGTCCTGCGCGATCTCTACAAGGAACAGGTCTACGCCCTCGCGCGGTGGGTGAACGACCGGGCGGGCATCGACCGGATCCCGACGGCTATTCTCGCCAAGCCGCCGTCGGCGGAGCTGCGGCCCGGTCAGCTCGACACGGACTCGCTGCCACCGTACGAGATCCTGGATCGGGTGCTGCGCTCCCTGATCGACGAGGATCGCACCGCGGCCGAGTGCGAGGGCGTCGATCCTGAGCTCGCGCGCACCATCGAGGCGATGGTCGATCGCGCGGAGTACAAGCGACGCCAGGGACCCATCGGCCCGCGCATCTCAGAGCGCGCCTTCGGCAAGGACCGACGGATGCCGATCGTCAACCGGTGGCGGTTGTGA
- the hemB gene encoding porphobilinogen synthase, translated as MASFPRPRRLRATPALRDLVAETVVRPQQLVLPLFVKEGISTPVPIASMPGVVQHTVDSLVREVDEALAVGVRTVILFGVTDERDEDGSLACRADFVLERAIAALVARFATDVTVVADLCLDEYTTHGHCGVLDAAGRVDNDATLVRYQALAVALASAGVHFVGPSGMMDHQVAAIREALDAHGFDDVGILAYAAKYASALYGPFRDAVEVEIAGGGDRASYQQDPRNRREAWREVDLDVAEGADLVMVKPASFYLDVLSDVAERSPVPVLAYQVSGEYSMIVAASANGWLDRRLAVLESLVAIRRAGADGILTYFAKEAAPWLR; from the coding sequence ATGGCTTCGTTCCCAAGGCCCAGGCGCCTGCGTGCCACGCCGGCGCTTCGTGACCTCGTTGCTGAGACCGTCGTCAGACCCCAACAGCTCGTGCTCCCGCTGTTCGTGAAGGAAGGGATCTCGACCCCCGTGCCCATCGCGTCGATGCCTGGGGTCGTCCAGCACACGGTGGACTCGCTCGTTCGAGAGGTCGACGAGGCGCTCGCCGTCGGCGTACGAACGGTGATCCTCTTCGGCGTCACCGACGAGCGGGACGAGGACGGCTCGCTCGCGTGCCGCGCGGACTTCGTGCTCGAGCGCGCAATCGCGGCGCTCGTTGCGCGCTTCGCAACGGACGTGACAGTGGTGGCCGACCTCTGCCTCGACGAGTACACCACGCACGGGCACTGTGGGGTGCTCGATGCTGCCGGACGCGTCGACAACGACGCCACCCTCGTTCGCTACCAGGCGCTCGCCGTGGCCCTTGCGAGCGCGGGCGTCCACTTCGTCGGCCCCTCCGGCATGATGGATCACCAGGTCGCCGCCATCCGTGAGGCCCTCGACGCTCATGGATTCGACGACGTCGGCATCCTCGCCTATGCCGCGAAGTACGCATCGGCTCTCTACGGCCCCTTCCGCGACGCGGTCGAGGTCGAGATCGCAGGCGGCGGCGACCGCGCGAGCTACCAGCAAGATCCCCGCAACCGTCGCGAGGCGTGGCGAGAGGTCGACCTCGACGTCGCCGAGGGCGCGGACCTGGTGATGGTCAAGCCGGCGAGCTTCTACCTGGACGTGCTGTCGGACGTCGCCGAACGCTCACCGGTGCCGGTCCTTGCCTACCAGGTTTCGGGTGAGTACTCGATGATCGTCGCGGCGAGCGCGAACGGTTGGCTCGATCGCCGTCTGGCGGTGCTCGAGTCGCTGGTCGCCATCCGACGAGCCGGAGCGGACGGCATCCTCACCTACTTTGCCAAGGAGGCAGCGCCGTGGCTGCGATGA
- a CDS encoding sigma-70 family RNA polymerase sigma factor, which produces MHPASQESSGGGELVTKERQEREDEDLVRLYLGDIGSHELLTKDDEAELGRRMDRARDAQRQLDAGVKEPARRAELEELVRQGEEAKRAFIQANLRLVVSIAKRYQASGLPLLDLIQEGNMGLIHAVEKFDWRKGFKFSTYATWWIRQAITRGIANTGRTIRLPVHAGDSLSRVQRAQVQLEVRLGRAPTVRELAAEVDLPYDKLVEALRFRAEPVSLSEPLRDDGDAELGDVVEDSQSATPFDVAAEHLLPSEVSRLLAPLDGREREILRLRYGLDRGEPRTLEEVGEYFHLTRERIRQIEARAMSKLRHPSADIGARDLLTG; this is translated from the coding sequence GTGCATCCAGCGAGCCAGGAGTCCTCGGGGGGTGGGGAACTCGTGACGAAGGAACGTCAGGAACGTGAGGACGAGGACCTCGTCCGGCTCTACCTCGGAGACATTGGCAGCCACGAGCTGCTCACCAAGGATGACGAGGCCGAACTCGGTCGGCGTATGGATCGTGCGCGTGACGCCCAGCGTCAGCTCGATGCCGGTGTGAAGGAACCTGCGCGCAGGGCCGAGCTCGAGGAGCTGGTGCGGCAGGGAGAAGAAGCCAAGCGCGCCTTCATCCAGGCAAACCTCCGCCTCGTCGTCTCGATCGCCAAGCGCTACCAGGCTTCCGGACTACCCCTGTTGGACCTGATCCAAGAGGGCAACATGGGTCTGATCCATGCGGTCGAGAAGTTCGACTGGCGTAAGGGCTTCAAGTTCTCGACCTATGCCACCTGGTGGATTCGTCAGGCGATCACTCGAGGTATCGCCAACACGGGCCGAACCATTCGCCTTCCGGTCCACGCTGGTGACTCGCTCTCGAGGGTCCAGCGAGCCCAGGTCCAGCTGGAGGTACGACTCGGGCGTGCCCCGACGGTTCGTGAGCTCGCTGCCGAGGTGGATCTGCCCTACGACAAGCTGGTCGAGGCGCTTCGCTTCCGTGCCGAGCCGGTCTCGCTGTCGGAGCCACTGCGCGACGACGGTGATGCTGAGCTTGGCGACGTGGTCGAGGACAGCCAGTCGGCGACGCCCTTCGACGTCGCGGCCGAGCACCTGCTCCCGTCGGAGGTGTCTCGTCTGCTCGCTCCGCTCGACGGGCGTGAGCGCGAGATCCTGAGGCTTCGCTATGGTCTCGATCGCGGGGAGCCTCGAACGCTGGAGGAGGTCGGAGAGTATTTCCACCTCACCAGGGAGCGCATCCGCCAGATCGAGGCGCGCGCGATGTCGAAGTTGCGGCACCCATCTGCTGACATCGGCGCGCGCGACCTGTTGACCGGATAG